Proteins from one Apis cerana isolate GH-2021 linkage group LG11, AcerK_1.0, whole genome shotgun sequence genomic window:
- the LOC107997239 gene encoding sushi, von Willebrand factor type A, EGF and pentraxin domain-containing protein 1 isoform X4 — translation MFRQYTELKCGHPAVPMNAKVSLSDESLATGTLATYTCDAGYELFGGTLTCNIRGKWQGDLPFCGTNVAFRKPTNQSTTVRGGDASHGNDGDSSTEHDGKRCTETQSEPSPWWKVDLLKSYSVKVVRVTTRGCCGHQPLQDIEIRVGNSSVELQRNPLCAWFPGTIEEGITKTFMCARALVGQYVFLQLVGVEGSLSLCEVEIFAVDEFSTDRCAYSGTPADADLAAFNSTCYEFVVKKGDSFQEARNYCRARGGDLVHGFKDAASVYILNNLERRKDKLKTQLVWIGAQKEPLITARIWRWVDGEIVQKPSWGKDQPNNYNGEQNCVVLDGGRNWLWNDVGCNLDYLHWICQSRPPTCGSPEKAENTTIMGTKRTIGSIIDYVCPDGYMLIGSKSRTCESTGFWSDEPATCKFVDCGPLPELENGVITLVDNRTTHGALADYVCKENYTLLGDVRRRCGDGGIWSGHQPQCLFDWCSEPPQINGGVVTNTGRRAGSTATYSCQNGFILFGDNVLTCDIGGEWSGKAPQCRFVDCGAPAQIEFGSVILINGTTTVKSLAVYTCSEDYWLVGEAKQKCTKEGKWSHDTPSCELITCEEPEVPAGSYVVGYDLNVHSAIEYHCEAGYLLQGEIRHTCGKDGEWSGEVPTCEYIDCGKVLPVLNGAVEYVNGTTHLGSEITYSCTKNYRLNGVSRRYCLDNGQWSDATPKCEEIRCQEPVYAEHGILSVTGNDRMYGRTLIRTGTPENSNTGATSYKIGALAKYRCERGYKVVGEPLSTCEDNGKWSGEVPRCVYVDCGKPEHIQHGRYTLTSNATYYGAAALYECDGNFELDGFARRLCLENGTWSSDTPVCKEIRCKDPEKEGVLSTQVSTHSVGGIAHYSCPRGFYMEGNETRVCLQNGSWSGNTPACFLVDCKHPEPVENGRVIVVNGTTTYGGTAEYHCLPQYERIGPFLRKCLDTGSWSGEEPKCEFMPNEVAETQGVGTSVGIGAGVIIFILIILGLVYLRLRKATPVKNTENVQAAERKEDQNAAVMSYATLNDGTPNNMYENVPEDGLYDSPYSLNSSTYRYGTNMRRHYGRSGHYEAEPVSNRNGITINGVSVR, via the exons ATGTTTCGACAATATACAG aattaaagtGCGGCCATCCAGCTGTACCAATGAATGCCAAGGTGTCATTGTCCGATGAATCCTTAGCAACAGGCACTTTGGCGACATATACTTGTGATGCCGGATACGAATTATTTGG TGGCACTTTAACATGCAACATTCGTGGAAAATGGCAAGGAGATCTACCATTTTGTG GCACAAACGTAGCTTTTCGCAAGCCAACAAATCAATCGACAACCGTACGAGGCGGAGATGCTAGTCATGGAAACGATGGAGATTCGAGTACAGAACACGATGGAAAAAGATGCACCGAAACACAAAGCGAGCCTAGCCCTTGGTGGAAGgtcgatttattaaaatcgtatTCCGTAAAAGTCGTTAGGGTAACGACTAGAGGTTGTTGTg gTCACCAACCTCTTCAGGATATCGAAATACGCGTTGGTAATAGTAGCGTAGAATTACAACGTAATCCTTTATGCGCCTGGTTTCCTGGCACAATCG AGGAAGGAATTACGAAGACGTTTATGTGTGCCAGAGCTCTCGTTGGTCAATATGTGTTTTTGCAGTTGGTCGGTGTGGAGGGAAGTTTGAGTCTATGTGAAGTAGAAATATTTGCTGTTGATG AGTTCTCAACAGACAGGTGCGCTTATAGTGGAACGCCAGCTGACGCCGATTTGGCTGCTTTCAATTCCACCTGTTATGAATTCGTTGTCAAAAAGGGTGATTCTTTTCAAGAGGCCAGAAATTATTGCCGTGCAAGAGGCGGTGATCTTGTTCATGGTTTCAAG GATGCAGCTtccgtatatatattaaacaatctCGAAAGACGGAAGGACAAACTAAAGACTCAGCTGGTTTGGATAGGTGCTCAAAAGGAACCTTTGATAACGGCGCGAATATGGCGATGGGTTGATG gtGAAATTGTACAAAAACCATCTTGGGGAAAAGATCaaccaaataattataacggCGAACAAAATTGCGTAGTGCTAGATGGTGGTCGTAACTGGCTGTGGAATGACGTTGGCTGTAACCTTGACTATCTGCATTGGATATGTCAAAGCA GACCACCTACTTGCGGTAGTCCAGAGAAAGCTGAGAATACAACAATAATGGGCACTAAACGAACCATAGGATCTATAATAGATTATGTTTGTCCTGATGGATATATGCTGATAGGTTCGAAGAGCAGGACGTGTGAATCAACTGGATTTTGGAGTGACGAGCCAGCCACGTGCAAGT TTGTCGATTGCGGTCCTCTACCTGAATTAGAAAACGGTGTAATCACGCTGGTCGATAACAGAACAACTCATGGCGCGCTTGCTGATTACGTGTGTAAAGAAAATTACACATTGCTCGGTGATGTCAGACGTAGATGCGGAGATGGTGGTATTTGGAGTGGACATCAACCTCAATGTTTAT ttgATTGGTGTTCAGAACCACCACAAATTAATGGTGGAGTCGTGACAAATACTGGGAGACGAGCAGGGTCTACAGCTACTTATTCTTGTCAAAATGGATTCATTTTATTCGGAGATAAC GTTCTTACCTGTGACATTGGTGGAGAATGGTCTGGTAAAGCACCTCAATGTCGATTCGTTGATTGTGGAGCACCAGCTCAAATCGAATTCGGTTCCGTGATCCTAATTAATGGCACTACTACAGTTAAAAGTTTGGCTGTATATACATGTTCAGAAGATTACTGGCTGGTTGGTGAAGCGAAACAAAAATGTACTAAAGAAGGAAAATGGAGTCATGATACGCCGTCTtgtgaat tgatcACTTGCGAAGAACCTGAAGTACCAGCTGGAAGCTACGTTGTCGGATATGATTTAAATGTTCACAGTGCTATTGAGTATCATTGTGAAGCAGGATACCTACTTCAAGGCGAAATCAGACATACTTGTGGTAAAGATGGTGAATGGTCGGGAGAAGTACCAACTTGCGAGT ataTAGACTGCGGGAAAGTTTTGCCTGTTTTAAATGGAGCTGTAGAATACGTGAATGGAACAACACATCTTGGAAGTGAAATCACTTATAGTTGTACTAAAAACTATAGGCTAAATGGAGTATCAAGAAGATATTGTTTGGATAATGGTCAATGGAGCGACGCGACTCCAAAATGTGAAG AAATTCGTTGTCAGGAACCTGTTTATGCGGAACATGGTATTCTATCTGTAACTGGTAATGATCGAATGTATGGTAGAACTTTAATTCGTACTGGAACTCCAGAAAATTCTAATACTGGCGCGACTTCTTATAAAATCGGTGCTCTTGCAAAATACCGTTGTGAGAGAGGATATAAAGTAGTCGGGGAACCTCTGTCTACTTGCGAAGATAATGGAAAATGGAGTGGTGAAGTTCCACGATGTGTTT ATGTTGATTGTGGTAAGCCAGAACATATTCAACATGGTAGATACACTTTAACATCAAATGCTACTTATTATGGAGCAGCTGCTCTTTATGAATGCGAcggtaattttgaattagacgGATTTGCTAGACGATTATGTCTCGAAAATGGTACTTGGAGTAGTGACACTCCAGTTTGTAAAG AAATTAGATGCAAAGATCCTGAGAAAGAGGGCGTACTATCTACACAAGTTTCAACTCACAGCGTAGGTGGAATAGCTCACTATAGTTGTCCACGAGGATTTTATATGGAAGGGAATGAAACTAGAGTATGCTTACAGAACGGATCTTGGAGTGGAAACACACCTGCCTGtttct TGGTTGACTGCAAACATCCAGAGCCTGTAGAAAATGGAAGAGTGATAGTAGTAAATGGAACCACTACATACGGTGGAACTGCAGAATATCATTGTTTACCACAATATGAAAGAATAGGACCGTTTTTGAGAAAATGTTTAGATACAGGTTCATGGAGTGGAGAGGAACCCAAATGCGAAT TTATGCCGAATGAAGTAGCGGAAACGCAGGGCGTAGGAACTAGTGTTGGTATTGGAGCTGgtgttatcatatttatattaattattcttggaCTTGTTTATTTAAGAct gaGGAAAGCTACGCCAGTAAAAAATACTGAAAATGTACAAGCTgctgaaagaaaggaagatcaAAATGCTGCTGTTATGTCTTATGCTACTCTTAATGATGGCACACCTAATAATATGTACGAAAACGTTCCAGAGGATGGTCTTTATGATAGTCCTTATAGCCTAAATAGTAGTACCTATAG gtATGGTACTAATATGAGAAGACATTACGGTAGATCTGGACATTATGAGGCAGAACCAGTTTCAAACAGAAACGGCATTACAATTAACGGAGTGTCTGTGCGATAG